In one Mustela lutreola isolate mMusLut2 chromosome 8, mMusLut2.pri, whole genome shotgun sequence genomic region, the following are encoded:
- the PNPLA5 gene encoding patatin-like phospholipase domain-containing protein 5 has protein sequence MRCYEDEGSWSLSFSGAGFLGLYHVGVTRCLSERAPHLLQGARRFYGSSSGALNAIAIIAGKSVDFCCSHLLGMVKQVDRLSLGILHPAFAPIEHIRQQLQDSLPSDIHILASQRLGISLTRWPDGHNIIVTDFATRDEVIQALVCTLYFPFYCGTIPPEFRGERYIDGALSNNLPFADSPSTITVSPFHGTVDICPQSSSASMHELNAFNASFQISTKNFFLGFAALVPPSPEVVADSCRQGYLDALRFLERRGLTKEPILWMLASKEPPPPADGSQDTGHDRGQKGDLSLNWAVPNVLVRDVPDFEQLSPELEAALKRACMRDPSPWARFCRSGLGQALTYLLLPYTLPFEYVYFRSRRLAVWLPNMPSDLWWMWGVLQSFALEIYSRSKDQLLQLVSLPITSPLQLGAALLVDLAKGSDLPIRPEGQ, from the exons ATGCGCTGCTACGAGGACGAGGGCAGTTGGAGCCTGTCCTTCTCGGGCGCCGGCTTCCTGGGGCTCTACCATGTGGGCGTGACCCGCTGCCTCAGCGAGCGCGCCCCGCACCTCCTCCAGGGCGCCCGCCGCTTCTACGGCTCCTCGTCCGGGGCGCTCAACGCCATCGCCATCATCGCTGGCAAGTCCGTCG ACTTCTGCTGCTCCCATCTCCTGGGCATGGTCAAGCAGGTGGACAGGCTGAGCCTGGGTATCCTCCACCCCGCCTTCGCACCCATCGAGCACATCAGGCAGCAGCTGCAGGACAGCCTGCCCTCCGATATCCACATCCTCGCCTCCCAGCGGCTGGGCATCTCGCTGACTCGCTGGCCGGATGGACACAACATCATAGTCACCGACTTTGCAACCCGTGATGAAGTCATCCAG GCTCTGGTCTGCACCCTCTACTTTCCTTTCTACTGTGGGACAATTCCCCCCGAATTCAGAGGGGAG CGCTACATCGACGGGGCTCTGAGCAACAACCTCCCCTTTGCGGACTCGCCCTCCACCATCACTGTGTCCCCTTTCCACGGGACAGTGGACATCTGCCCCCAGAGCTCATCGGCCAGCATGCATGAGCTGAATGCCTTCAATGCCAGTTTCCAGATCTCCACAAAGAACTTCTTCCTGGGGTTCGCCGCCCTCGTACCCCCCAGCCCTGAG GTGGTAGCCGACAGCTGCAGACAAGGCTACCTGGATGCCCTCAGGTTCCTGGAGAGACGCG GACTTACCAAGGAACCAATTCTTTGGATGCTGGCATCAAaggagcccccacccccggctgaTGGGAGCCAGGACACTGGCCACGACAGAGGCCAGAAGGGGGACCTGTCTCTCAACTGGGCGGTGCCCAACGTGCTGGTCAGGGACGTGCCCGACTTTGAGCAGCTCTCACCAGAGCTGGAGGCAG CGCTGAAGAGAGCGTGTATGCGGGACCCCAGCCCCTGGGCCCGCTTCTGCCGGTCGGGGCTTGGGCAGGCACTGACCTACTTGCTGCTGCCCTACACACTACCCTTCGAGTATGTTTACTTCCGGAGCAGAAG gctgGCGGTGTGGCTGCCCAATATGCCGAGTGATTTGTGGTGGATGTGGGGCGTGCTGCAGAGCTTCGCCCTCGAGATCTACTCCAGGTCGAAGGACCAGCTCCTCCAGCTGGTCAG CCTGCCTATCACCAGTCCCCTCCAGCTTGGGGCAGCTCTTCTTGTGGACCTGGCCAAGGGCTCAGACCTCCCCATCAGGCCTGAGGGGCAGTAA